A genomic window from Deltaproteobacteria bacterium includes:
- a CDS encoding tRNA 2-thiocytidine(32) synthetase TtcA: MSSLTQQFKKLVGKALHQYRMIEDGDRILLGISGGKDSLLLAKFLQERRLRVPIDYSLVAVHLDLGYDDLKQKESLKACLNELGLEYHFEDTDYARVAHSDLNRENPCFLCARLRRRRLFELARDLGCSKVALGHNRDDLIETLLMNIFYSGEISTMLPVQDFFGGALTIIRPLAMVPDARVLRLAKNLELPVVRNQCPSAGRSKRGEVKAVIASLSQKNDKVPANIFRSLSNYRPDYLLGKPEPLPPSNSP, translated from the coding sequence ATGTCCTCTCTAACACAGCAGTTTAAAAAACTGGTCGGTAAGGCCCTGCATCAGTATCGGATGATCGAAGACGGCGACCGGATTCTGTTAGGCATATCCGGGGGAAAAGACAGCCTGCTCTTAGCCAAATTTTTACAAGAGCGCCGCTTGAGAGTGCCGATTGACTACTCCCTGGTGGCAGTGCATCTGGATTTAGGATACGATGACCTTAAACAGAAAGAGTCCCTCAAGGCCTGCCTCAATGAATTGGGCTTAGAATACCATTTCGAGGATACGGATTACGCCCGCGTGGCCCATTCGGATTTGAACCGGGAAAATCCTTGTTTCCTCTGTGCAAGACTCAGACGACGCCGGCTGTTTGAGCTGGCGCGTGATTTAGGCTGCTCCAAGGTGGCCCTGGGCCATAATCGCGACGACCTGATCGAGACCTTGCTTATGAACATTTTTTACAGCGGCGAGATCAGCACCATGCTGCCGGTCCAGGATTTTTTCGGGGGCGCCTTAACCATCATCCGGCCGCTGGCCATGGTTCCGGACGCCAGGGTCCTTCGGCTGGCGAAAAACCTGGAGCTCCCAGTGGTGAGGAATCAATGCCCTTCCGCCGGTCGTTCCAAGCGAGGGGAGGTCAAGGCCGTCATCGCCAGCCTGAGCCAAAAAAATGACAAGGTTCCGGCCAATATTTTTCGCTCCTTGAGTAATTATCGCCCTGATTACCTGCTGGGCAAACCCGAACCTTTACCTCCCAGTAATAGTCCATGA